The Coffea arabica cultivar ET-39 chromosome 1e, Coffea Arabica ET-39 HiFi, whole genome shotgun sequence genome has a window encoding:
- the LOC113708890 gene encoding ATP synthase small subunit 6, mitochondrial translates to MRQFDPWPVFFRREWRRTWPFLVGFAVTGTVITKFSLGLTEEDAKNSPFVQRHRNA, encoded by the exons aTGAGGCAATTCGATCCCTGGCCGGTTTTCTTCCGGAGAGAGTGGAGGCGTACTTGGCCGTTTCTTGTAGGTTTCGCCGTGACCGGCACCGTTATTACGAAGTTCTCACTTGGCCTCACCG AGGAGGATGCCAAGAACTCTCCCTTCGTCCAGCGTCACCGCAACGC GTGA
- the LOC113695583 gene encoding mitochondrial dicarboxylate/tricarboxylate transporter DTC — MDDSEGFTVEEKKTPNSIEVSSYGVYHRNKKIWPTLKPFVNGFLAGQLTLLGCYGAYWSAKLTLYVAEEAHDHRNAAKIRTALHAVRKNLPHWKLFQATYATAQFGSFDILTKKVEAANGGLRLTLYQEACCGLISGGIAGSFYYPFASLRASSSQSAETQINYRNLFASLSHKTRSEGLFALWKGSGFYVSRQMVMNMGLLTSYSRSVGYFSESVGLTKFQAQLGAGIVSAFFAAACGCPWPHIAAIKRMIQADGGRKHSHRDALYCIWQVFRPGGQFKIYSEIFKSFLRFTPYYVMQWLNLEDVRALVEEKGL, encoded by the exons atggATGATTCAGAAGGGTTTACAGTGGAGGAGAAGAAGACTCCTAATTCTATCGAAGTAAGCTCATATGGTGTTTATCacagaaacaaaaaaatttggccaacaCTGAAGCCGTTTGTTAATGGATTCCTGGCTGGACAGCTCACATTACTTGGTTGCTATGGTGCTTACTGGTCTGCCAAGTTAACGTTGTATGTTGCTGAAGAAGCCCATGATCACCGTAATGCTGCCAAAATCAGGACTGCCTTACATGCGGTTAGGAAG AATTTGCCACATTGGAAGCTTTTTCAAGCGACTTATGCAACTGCACAATTTGGATCATTCGA CATTTTAACGAAAAAGGTTGAAGCTGCGAATGGTGGCCTGCGTTTAACACTCTACCAAGAAGCTTGTTGTGGCCTCATCTCTGGCGGTATTGCAGGCAGCTTTTATTATCCATTTGCTTCTCTAAGAGCTAGCTCTTCGCAGTCTGCTGAGACACAAATCAACTACAGAAACTTGTTTGCTTCTCTCTCTCATAAAACTAGAAGCGAAGGGCTCTTTGCATTGTGGAAAGGCTCAGGTTTTTATGTATCCAGACAAATGGTCATGAATATGGGCTTGCTAACATCATATAGCCGAAGTGTGGGTTATTTTAGTGAATCTGTTGGTTTGACCAAATTTCAAGCACAATTAG GTGCTGGAATTGTTTCAGCTTTCTTTGCAGCAGCCTGTGGCTGCCCATGGCCTCACATTGCCGCAATTAAGCGTATGATTCAAGCTGATGGAGGCAGAAAGCATTCACACAGAGATGCTCTATATTGTATCTGGCAAGTTTTTCGGCCTGGAGGACAATTCAAGATCTATTCAGAGATtttcaaatcttttcttcgTTTCACCCCTTATTACGTG ATGCAATGGCTGAACCTGGAAGATGTCCGGGCACTCGTGGAAGAAAAGGGATTATAG
- the LOC113708896 gene encoding putative FBD-associated F-box protein At5g56430 isoform X2: MDVVARCDLEVLDIELTSDSIRDLPWCLFGSDNLVVLKLSGELELDLSDDVSFPNLKILWLKSVKYSNDTSVEKLLSGCPVLEELDVNRPGEDNVWNYVISVPSLKRLTLDFSSLQGDPDDDDYLYLSESESESDSDQDVKREHHLFVDAPKLEYLKLVDHMSDDISITKMPCLSQAHICVEKYYYMDEGVKPYYESDAFGILRAISNVKCLCLTGYTLRTLVNSENKGIPIFRNLVNLELGFDSWNGPEMLPTLLRASPKLETLYLPEGIMCPGERDYNVNEDIFFEYQWKPPKEVPECLLSSLKTVEIWKLCGEEEEELKLVKYFLKNAVVLEKMTIVFHYFPCHDNGMDCFSVKEDVLKKYPRGSPSSKLRVYTPVLVTKE; encoded by the exons ATGGATGTTGTAGCAAGGTGTGATCTTGAAGTGCTTGATATTGAATTGACATCTGATTCTATTAGAGATTTGCCTTGGTGCCTTTTTGGGAGTGATAATCTAGTCGTTTTAAAGCTCAGTGGGGAACTAGAACTAGACCTTTCTGATGATGtttcatttccaaatttaaAAATCCTCTGGCTTAAATCAGTAAAGTACTCTAATGATACATCCGTTGAAAAGCTACTTTCTGGTTGTCCTGTCCTCGAGGAGTTGGATGTGAATAGACCTGGTGAAGATAATGTTTGGAATTATGTAATCTCGGTGCCTTCACTGAAAAGGTTGACATTGGATTTTTCTAGTCTCCAAGGGGATCCGGATGATGATGATTATCTCTACTTGTCAGAATCAGAATCAGAATCAGACAGCGATCAAGATGTTAAGAGAGAGCACCACCTTTTTGTTGATGCACCAAAGCTTGAATATCTTAAACTCGTTGATCATATGTCAGATGATATATCGATCACCAAGATGCCCTGCCTATCTCAAGCGCACATTTGTGTGGAGAAATACTACTATATGGATGAGGGTGTCAAACCTTATTACGAGAGTGACGCTTTTGGAATTCTCAGGGCTATCTCTAACGTGAAATGCTTATGCTTGACTGGTTATACTTTACGG ACCCTGGTCAATAGTGAGAATAAGGGAATACCGATATTTCGCAACTTAGTCAATCTGGAGTTAGGTTTCGATTCGTGGAATGGCCCAGAAATGCTTCCAACTCTGCTCAGGGCATCTCCCAAATTAGAGACCTTATACTTGCCTGAG GGAATTATGTGTCCTGGTGAAAGAGATTACAATGTTAACGAGGATATATTCTTCGAGTACCAATGGAAACCTCCAAAAGAAGTCCCAGAATGTCTTCTTTCTAGTCTTAAGACCGTGGAAATTTGGAAGCTCTGTggtgaagaagaggaagagctGAAGCTAGTCAAGTATTTTCTGAAAAATGCTGTGGTTTTGGAGAAGATGACAATTGTCTTTCACTACTTCCCCTGCCATGATAACGGGATGGATTGTTTCTCTGTGAAAGAAGATGTTCTGAAGAAGTATCCAAGGGGCTCGCCTTCTTCTAAGCTTCGTGTATATACCCCCGTATTAGTTACGAAAGAATAG
- the LOC113708896 gene encoding FBD-associated F-box protein At4g10400-like isoform X1: MDANLDILVSKQQKIIDDGAASVCLDRISNLPDELLCQILSFLPTKYAVRTGILSSRWKDLWVSVPTLDFEVHFWREFQGDYDKHKLKSFVKPRMKNLFEILNRILHLRGNLRTKKFRFVSSDHFGPNKLFDLMDVVARCDLEVLDIELTSDSIRDLPWCLFGSDNLVVLKLSGELELDLSDDVSFPNLKILWLKSVKYSNDTSVEKLLSGCPVLEELDVNRPGEDNVWNYVISVPSLKRLTLDFSSLQGDPDDDDYLYLSESESESDSDQDVKREHHLFVDAPKLEYLKLVDHMSDDISITKMPCLSQAHICVEKYYYMDEGVKPYYESDAFGILRAISNVKCLCLTGYTLRTLVNSENKGIPIFRNLVNLELGFDSWNGPEMLPTLLRASPKLETLYLPEGIMCPGERDYNVNEDIFFEYQWKPPKEVPECLLSSLKTVEIWKLCGEEEEELKLVKYFLKNAVVLEKMTIVFHYFPCHDNGMDCFSVKEDVLKKYPRGSPSSKLRVYTPVLVTKE; the protein is encoded by the exons ATGGATGCAAATCTTGATATATTAGTCTCCAAACAACAGAAGATTATTGATGATGGGGCAGCCTCGGTTTGTTTAGACAGAATTAGCAACTTACCTGATGAACTTTTGTGTCAAATATTGTCTTTTCTTCCAACCAAATATGCTGTTCGGACTGGGATTTTATCATCAAGGTGGAAGGACCTTTGGGTTTCAGTCCCGACTCTTGATTTTGAAGTCCATTTTTGGAGGGAGTTTCAGGGCGATTATGATAAGCATAAGCTCAAGAGTTTTGTGAAGCCACGCATGAAGAATTTGTTCGAGATTCTTAATCGCATTTTGCATCTTCGTGGCAATTTAAGAACTAAAAAGTTTCGGTTTGTGTCTTCAGATCATTTTGGCCCCAATAAACTGTTTGATTTGATGGATGTTGTAGCAAGGTGTGATCTTGAAGTGCTTGATATTGAATTGACATCTGATTCTATTAGAGATTTGCCTTGGTGCCTTTTTGGGAGTGATAATCTAGTCGTTTTAAAGCTCAGTGGGGAACTAGAACTAGACCTTTCTGATGATGtttcatttccaaatttaaAAATCCTCTGGCTTAAATCAGTAAAGTACTCTAATGATACATCCGTTGAAAAGCTACTTTCTGGTTGTCCTGTCCTCGAGGAGTTGGATGTGAATAGACCTGGTGAAGATAATGTTTGGAATTATGTAATCTCGGTGCCTTCACTGAAAAGGTTGACATTGGATTTTTCTAGTCTCCAAGGGGATCCGGATGATGATGATTATCTCTACTTGTCAGAATCAGAATCAGAATCAGACAGCGATCAAGATGTTAAGAGAGAGCACCACCTTTTTGTTGATGCACCAAAGCTTGAATATCTTAAACTCGTTGATCATATGTCAGATGATATATCGATCACCAAGATGCCCTGCCTATCTCAAGCGCACATTTGTGTGGAGAAATACTACTATATGGATGAGGGTGTCAAACCTTATTACGAGAGTGACGCTTTTGGAATTCTCAGGGCTATCTCTAACGTGAAATGCTTATGCTTGACTGGTTATACTTTACGG ACCCTGGTCAATAGTGAGAATAAGGGAATACCGATATTTCGCAACTTAGTCAATCTGGAGTTAGGTTTCGATTCGTGGAATGGCCCAGAAATGCTTCCAACTCTGCTCAGGGCATCTCCCAAATTAGAGACCTTATACTTGCCTGAG GGAATTATGTGTCCTGGTGAAAGAGATTACAATGTTAACGAGGATATATTCTTCGAGTACCAATGGAAACCTCCAAAAGAAGTCCCAGAATGTCTTCTTTCTAGTCTTAAGACCGTGGAAATTTGGAAGCTCTGTggtgaagaagaggaagagctGAAGCTAGTCAAGTATTTTCTGAAAAATGCTGTGGTTTTGGAGAAGATGACAATTGTCTTTCACTACTTCCCCTGCCATGATAACGGGATGGATTGTTTCTCTGTGAAAGAAGATGTTCTGAAGAAGTATCCAAGGGGCTCGCCTTCTTCTAAGCTTCGTGTATATACCCCCGTATTAGTTACGAAAGAATAG
- the LOC113695593 gene encoding serine/threonine-protein kinase AtPK2/AtPK19-like, whose amino-acid sequence MVSCHLPSLKGGASRKPLKNLVPLPKRPLDVDHADLDFSDVFGPLPTQAPDANKSSEDPDLISNPREKLEKLSLQSTGLLDKASSEDVAIGLRDFQVLKLVGKGGGYGKVYQVRNVVSLSSDIFAMKVIRKAKTVDGDLADCVQSERENLRKVDHPFIVHLRNSFQTKHRLYLVLDFVNGGNLFFQLKRQGLLSEDIARIYAAEIVSAVSHLHANGILHRDLKPENVHLDAEGHAMLTDFGFAKQFNDPKNTRSDSIRGTMEYMAPEVVLGRYHDTDFSGRFSRTPFKCKKKNKKNNKGLRFNVSLITILSVCCY is encoded by the coding sequence ATGGTTTCTTGCCATCTTCCCAGCTTGAAGGGGGGTGCCTCAAGGAAGCCATTAAAGAATCTTGTGCCTCTCCCAAAACGGCCGCTTGATGTCGATCATGCTGACTTGGACTTTTCAGACGTGTTTGGTCCTCTACCTACTCAAGCAcctgatgcaaacaaatcctcTGAAGATCCAGATTTGATTTCCAACCCTAGAGAAAAACTGGAGAAGTTGTCGCTTCAGAGCACTGGTCTCTTGGACAAAGCGAGTAGTGAAGATGTTGCAATAGGGCTACGTGACTTCCAGGTATTGAAGCTTGTCGGTAAAGGTGGTGGATATGGAAAAGTTTATCAAGTCAGGAATGTTGTTTCACTTTCATCAGATATTTTCGCGATGAAGGTCATTCGAAAAGCTAAGACTGTGGATGGGGATCTTGCTGATTGTGTGCAGAGTGAGAGGGAAAATTTGAGAAAAGTCGATCATCCCTTCATTGTTCATCTCAGAAACAGTTTCCAGACCAAGCATAGGCTCTACCTTGTTCTTGATTTTGTTAATGGTGGCAACCTTTTCTTTCAACTAAAGAGACAGGGCTTACTCAGTGAGGATATAGCTCGAATCTATGCAGCTGAGATTGTCTCTGCTGTTTCTCATCTCCATGCTAATGGGATATTGCACAGGGATCTTAAGCCCGAAAACGTACATCTTGATGCAGAGGGACATGCAATGCTAACTGATTTTGGCTTTGCAAAGCAATTTAATGATCCGAAGAACACTCGATCCGACTCTATTCGTGGAACAATGGAATACATGGCACCTGAAGTTGTTCTTGGGAGATATCACGACACAGACTTCAGTGGAAGATTCTCAAGGACACCTttcaaatgcaaaaaaaaaaataaaaaaaataataaaggtcTGCGCTTCAACGTTAGTTTGATAACAATCCTGTCCGTCTGCTGCTACTAA
- the LOC113708906 gene encoding small ribosomal subunit protein uS8, protein MVRVSVLNDALKSMYNAEKRGKRQVMIRPSSKVIIKFLLVMQKHGYIGEFEYVDDHRAGKIVVELNGRLNKCGVISPRFDVCVKEIEPWTARLLPSRQFGYIVLTTSAGIMDHEEARRKNVGGKVLGFFY, encoded by the exons ATGGTGAGAGTCTCTGTCTTGAATGATGCTTTAAAAAGCATGTACAATGcggaaaaaagagggaaaaggcAAGTCATGATCAGGCCTTCTTCAAAAGTGATTATCAAGTTCCTCCTGGTTATGCAGAAGCATG GATATATAGGAGAATTCGAGTATGTTGATGACCATAGAGCTGGAAaaattgtggttgaattgaatGGGAGGCTCAACAAGTGTGGGGTTATTAGCCCTCGGTTTGATGTTTGTGTCAAAGAAATCGAGCCTTGGACTGCAAGACTGCTCCCCTCAAGACAG TTTGGTTACATTGTATTGACAACATCTGCGGGAATTATGGATCATGAGGAAGCTCGAAGGAAAAACGTTGGTGGGAAAGTGCTCGGCTTCTTTTACTAG
- the LOC113708918 gene encoding histone H4: protein MSGRGKGGKGLGKGGAKRHRKVLRDNIQGITKPAIRRLARRGGVKRISGLIYEETRGVLKIFLENVIRDAVTYTEHARRKTVTAMDVVYALKRQGRTLYGFGG, encoded by the coding sequence ATGTCCGGCCGTGGAAAGGGAGGTAAGGGTTTGGGCAAGGGCGGAGCCAAGAGGCACAGGAAGGTTCTGAGGGACAACATCCAGGGCATCACCAAGCCGGCAATTCGTCGTCTGGCTAGAAGAGGTGGCGTCAAGCGGATTTCGGGGCTGATCTATGAAGAAACTCGCGGAGTCCTGAAGATTTTCCTGGAGAATGTCATCCGTGATGCTGTGACCTATACCGAGCATGCTCGCCGCAAGACTGTAACCGCTATGGACGTGGTTTATGCTTTGAAGAGGCAGGGTAGGACTCTTTATGGATTTGGGGGTTAG
- the LOC113708925 gene encoding ACT domain-containing protein ACR9, whose translation MALPSDDAVVIQKGKVPGDPYVITVNCPDKTGLGCDICRTILDFGLCICKGDITTDGRWCYIVLWVIPHARSPAVRWPNLKERLLSVCPSCSVSFYLNQPSSHSTPSPVYLLKYCGLDRKGVLHDVTQVLCYLELTIQRVKVTTTPDGRILDLFFITDNLELLHKKERQDETCAQLQAVLGESCFSCELQLAGSEYDNLQSISSLSPAVAEELFRYVLSDKEIRAQALSSDVTKLKKSSVIVDNSLSPAHTLLQINCVDHKGFLYDILRTLKDYGIQISFGRFSLVNNGHRELDLFIRQKDGKKILDPEKQESLCSRLKVEMLHPLRVIITNRGPDTELLVANPVELSGKGRPRVFYDVTHALKTLGICIFLAEIGRHLTADREWEVYRFLLDENCRFQ comes from the exons ATGGCTTTGCCCAGCGATGACGCCGTAGTCATACAGAAAGGGAAGGTACCGGGCGACCCTTACGTCATCACCGTGAATTGTCCCGATAAGACCGGCCTCGGCTGCGATATTTGCCGCACAATCCTCGACTTTGGACTCTGTATCTGCAAAGGAG ATATTACAACCGATGGGAGATGGTGCTACATAGTATTATGGGTAATTCCTCATGCAAGATCACCGGCTGTGAGATGGCCAAATTTGAAAGAGCGCCTTTTGTCTGTCTGCCCATCATGCTCGGTTTCGTTTTACTTGAACCAGCCATCTTCGCACAGTACACCTTCTCCAGTGTATCTATTGAAATATTGCGGCCTTGATCGAAAAGGGGTACTGCATG ATGTCACTCAAGTTTTGTGCTATCTCGAACTTACAATTCAGAGAGTAAAAGTGACTACGACACCAGATGGTCGTATTTTGGACCTCTTCTTCATAACAGACAACTT GGAGCTCTTACACAAGAAAGAAAGGCAAGATGAAACATGTGCCCAACTACAAGCTGTTTTAGGTGAATCATGCTTTAGTTGTGAACTTCAGTTGGCAGGGTCTGAATATGACAACCTTCAGAGCATATCTTCCCTTTCTCCTGCTGTTGCTGAAGAATTGTTTAGATATGTGTTGTCAGACAAGGAGATTCGCGCACAAGCTCTAAGCTCAGATGTTACAAAGTTGAAAAAGTCGAGTGTAATAGTCGATAACTCCTTGAGTCCGGCTCATACATTGCTTCAGATTAACTGTGTTGATCACAAGGGTTTTCTTTATGATATACTGCGGACACTGAAAGATTATGGTATACAG ATATCttttggccgattctctcttgTTAATAATGGTCATCGGGAGTTAGACCTCTTTATCCGACAGAAGGACGGGAAAAAGATTCTGGATCCTGAGAAGCAGGAGTCTTTATGTTCTCGCTTGAAGGTGGAAATGCTTCACCCATTGCGCGTAATTATCACAAACCGTGGACCAGATACTGAACTTTTGGTTGCCAACCCTGTTGAGTTATCTGGAAAGGGCAGACCGCGGGTGTTCTATGATGTCACGCATGCACTTAAGACTCTTGGGATATGCATCTTCTTG GCTGAAATTGGAAGGCATTTAACAGCTGATCGTGAATGGGAGGTGTACAGGTTCCTTTTAGATGAAAACTGCAGATTCCAATGA